CTGAATGAATTGAAAAATCGCGGGGTAAAAGATATCCTGATTCTCTGTGCCGATGGCCTGAGCGGGATCAAAGAAGCCATCGCCGCAGCCTATCCTAACACGGAATACCAGCGCTGCATCGTACATCAGGTACGAAACACGCTGAAATATGTAGCAGACAAGGATCGTAAGCCTTTTGCCAATGATTTAAAGACTATTTATCAGGCTCCGTCTGAAGAACAGGCTTTGGAATCTCTGGAAAGGGTAACCAAAACATGGTCTGTAAAATATCCGAATTCCATGAAAAGTTGGAAGCAAAACTGGGATGCCATCTGCCCAATTTTCAAGTTTTCCATGAACGTAAGAAAAGTGATTTACACGACCAATGCCATCGAATCCCTGAATTCCACCTACCGGAAGCTGAACCGTCAGAGAAGCGTATTTCCAAGCGATACAGCGCTTTTAAAAGCCCTGTATCTGGCGACGTTTGAAGCCACCAAAAAATGGACCATGCCAATCCGAAACTGGGGACAGGTGTATGGGGAACTGAGCATAATGTACGAAGGCCGACTCCCAGAGTAACGCATAGCTGGCAAAAGCAGGCGAAAATCCTGTCTGTACTTGACATGTTCAGCATGTGTTGTTATATATAAACCATGAGCTGAAAGTTCTCAAATTCGCTTTCAGCTTACCGAGTATCATAGAAGATCTATGTTTACAGAGATTTTTTCACAGGCTCGCCAAGGCTATGGCCGAGTTCCTTTTCGGCAGCTCCGAGGGATTGAAGCCCAAAGAACGGATGATATCCCGGAAAACGGAGCTGCATTCCCTGCCCCTTGATGAGGACTGTCTTGTCTGGATGGGCCATTCATCGCTGTATTTGCATCTCGGCGGCTGCCGTATTCTCGTCGACCCGGTGTTCAGCAGCTATGCCTCGCCGGCCTTTTTCATCAACCGGGCCTTTGATGGCAGCAATGTCTATGCGGCTGCCGATATTCCCCCTGTGGATGTACTGGTTCTGTCTCATGACCACTGGGATCATCTCGATTATCCCAGCGTCATGGCTTTGAAAGACAAGGTGAAGGACATCGTCTGCCCCTTGGGTGTCGGCGAGTATTTCGAGCAGTGGGGCTTCGACTTGGCTCGCGTCCACGAGGAAGATTGGTATACGGCGATTCCCTTGGCCGACGACCTGACGGTGCACATCCTGCCGAGCCAGCATTTTTCCGGCCGCCTGCTCAAGCGCAATCAGACCCAGTGGGCCGGTTTTGCCTTCATTACGCCGGGGCGGCGCGTCTATGTCAGCGGCGACGGCGGCTATGGGAGCCATTTTCGCCATATCGGCGAGACCTTGGGGCCTTTTGATCTGGCTGTCATGGAAAACGGCCAGTACAACGAACGCTGGGCCCGCATTCATCTCATGCCGGAGGAAGCGGCCCGGGCGGCTGTCGACGTCGGCGCGAAGGCCGTCTTATCCGTGCACAACGGTAAATTCGCTCTGAGCCGTCATCCCTGGGCAGAGCCGTATCAGCGCCTGTCAGCTGTCAGCCTAGGCAAGCCGTACCGTCTCCTGACGCCTGCGATCGGCGAAGCTGTCCGCATCGGCGACGACAGGCAGACCTTTGCGGCATGGTGGGAGCAGATGACCTGACCGGTGTATGGCTTTCGGCTGGGAGAAGTACTCCGGCCCGAGCAGGGCTGATATAAATGTATACCATAGGCAAGGTCGGATATTTAGTTCTACAGGCA
This region of Megasphaera stantonii genomic DNA includes:
- a CDS encoding MBL fold metallo-hydrolase, producing the protein MAEFLFGSSEGLKPKERMISRKTELHSLPLDEDCLVWMGHSSLYLHLGGCRILVDPVFSSYASPAFFINRAFDGSNVYAAADIPPVDVLVLSHDHWDHLDYPSVMALKDKVKDIVCPLGVGEYFEQWGFDLARVHEEDWYTAIPLADDLTVHILPSQHFSGRLLKRNQTQWAGFAFITPGRRVYVSGDGGYGSHFRHIGETLGPFDLAVMENGQYNERWARIHLMPEEAARAAVDVGAKAVLSVHNGKFALSRHPWAEPYQRLSAVSLGKPYRLLTPAIGEAVRIGDDRQTFAAWWEQMT